A genomic window from Hyla sarda isolate aHylSar1 chromosome 8, aHylSar1.hap1, whole genome shotgun sequence includes:
- the TYW5 gene encoding tRNA wybutosine-synthesizing protein 5 isoform X3: protein MDTLLTCWNNLTCAAGMEFRHTRIPVPEYSDVDKHRFLQEIYSARKPVVLKNLNLGSCKTKWTVDYMSKKGGGREVKIHVSEEPQMDFIQKNFIYRSLPFDVFVHRAAENKHKEFFISEEEKYYLRSLGEDPRKDVADISKQFPELAEDIQVPEFFEKDQFFSSVFRISSPGLQLWTHYDVMDNVLIQVTGTKRVVLYSPRDAPYLYLSGDKSEVLDVDTPDLVKYPLFAQARRYECTLHAGDVLFIPALWFHNTVAEEFGVGVNVFWKHLPSEYYDKTDTYGNKDPTAASRAVQILDRSLKTLDELPEEYKDFYARKMVLRIQNKAYSTNFE, encoded by the exons ATGGAT ACATTACTAACATGCTGGAATAatctgacctgtgctgctggtaTGGAGTTTAGACACACAAGAATCCCTGTGCCTGAATACTCTGATGTAGACAAACACCGTTTTCTACAGGAAATTTACAGTGCG agAAAGCCAGTTGTATTAAAAAACTTGAATTTGGGATCTTGTAAAACAAAATGGACCGTGGATTACATGAGCAAGAAGGGTGGAGGGCGAGAGGTAAAGATCCATGTGTCTGAGGAGCCGCAGATGGATTTTATTCAGAAGAATTTCATCTACAG GTCTCTTCCATTTGATGTATTTGTACATAGAGCAGCTGAGAACAAACACAAAGAGTTCTTTATCTCAGAG GAAGAAAAATATTATCTCAGATCCTTGGGTGAAGACCCTCGGAAG GATGTTGCAGACATCAGTAAGCAATTTCCAGAGTTGGCAGAAGACATTCAGGTTCCAGAATTTTTTGAGAAAGACCAATTCTTCTCCAGTGTGTTCCGGATTAGCTCGCCTGGACTACAGCTCTGGACGCACTATGAT GTCATGGATAACGTGTTGATTCAGGTGACAGGAACAAAACGAGTGGTCTTATACAGTCCACGGGATGCACCATATTTATATTTATCAG GAGACAAATCTGAGGTGTTGGATGTAGATACTCCAGATTTGGTCAAATATCCTCTTTTTGCACAAGCTAGAAGATATGAATGTACCTTACATGCTGGAGATGTGCTGTTTATCCCAG CCCTCTGGTTTCACAATACAGTTGCTGAGGAGTTTGGAGTAGGAGTAAATGTCTTTTGGAAGCATCTCCCATCAGAATACTATGATAAAACAGATACCTACGGGAACAAGGACCCCACTGCAGCCTCAAGAGCAGTGCAGATTTTGGACCGGTCATTAAAAACCCTTGATGAATTACCTGAGGAATATAAAGATTTTTATGCTAGAAAAATGGTATTGCGGATACAAAATAAAGCCTACAGTACAAACTTTGAATAA
- the TYW5 gene encoding tRNA wybutosine-synthesizing protein 5 isoform X2, with amino-acid sequence MLPVQTLLTCWNNLTCAAGMEFRHTRIPVPEYSDVDKHRFLQEIYSARKPVVLKNLNLGSCKTKWTVDYMSKKGGGREVKIHVSEEPQMDFIQKNFIYRSLPFDVFVHRAAENKHKEFFISEEEKYYLRSLGEDPRKDVADISKQFPELAEDIQVPEFFEKDQFFSSVFRISSPGLQLWTHYDVMDNVLIQVTGTKRVVLYSPRDAPYLYLSGDKSEVLDVDTPDLVKYPLFAQARRYECTLHAGDVLFIPALWFHNTVAEEFGVGVNVFWKHLPSEYYDKTDTYGNKDPTAASRAVQILDRSLKTLDELPEEYKDFYARKMVLRIQNKAYSTNFE; translated from the exons ATGCTTCCAGTTCAG ACATTACTAACATGCTGGAATAatctgacctgtgctgctggtaTGGAGTTTAGACACACAAGAATCCCTGTGCCTGAATACTCTGATGTAGACAAACACCGTTTTCTACAGGAAATTTACAGTGCG agAAAGCCAGTTGTATTAAAAAACTTGAATTTGGGATCTTGTAAAACAAAATGGACCGTGGATTACATGAGCAAGAAGGGTGGAGGGCGAGAGGTAAAGATCCATGTGTCTGAGGAGCCGCAGATGGATTTTATTCAGAAGAATTTCATCTACAG GTCTCTTCCATTTGATGTATTTGTACATAGAGCAGCTGAGAACAAACACAAAGAGTTCTTTATCTCAGAG GAAGAAAAATATTATCTCAGATCCTTGGGTGAAGACCCTCGGAAG GATGTTGCAGACATCAGTAAGCAATTTCCAGAGTTGGCAGAAGACATTCAGGTTCCAGAATTTTTTGAGAAAGACCAATTCTTCTCCAGTGTGTTCCGGATTAGCTCGCCTGGACTACAGCTCTGGACGCACTATGAT GTCATGGATAACGTGTTGATTCAGGTGACAGGAACAAAACGAGTGGTCTTATACAGTCCACGGGATGCACCATATTTATATTTATCAG GAGACAAATCTGAGGTGTTGGATGTAGATACTCCAGATTTGGTCAAATATCCTCTTTTTGCACAAGCTAGAAGATATGAATGTACCTTACATGCTGGAGATGTGCTGTTTATCCCAG CCCTCTGGTTTCACAATACAGTTGCTGAGGAGTTTGGAGTAGGAGTAAATGTCTTTTGGAAGCATCTCCCATCAGAATACTATGATAAAACAGATACCTACGGGAACAAGGACCCCACTGCAGCCTCAAGAGCAGTGCAGATTTTGGACCGGTCATTAAAAACCCTTGATGAATTACCTGAGGAATATAAAGATTTTTATGCTAGAAAAATGGTATTGCGGATACAAAATAAAGCCTACAGTACAAACTTTGAATAA
- the TYW5 gene encoding tRNA wybutosine-synthesizing protein 5 isoform X4, with product MEFRHTRIPVPEYSDVDKHRFLQEIYSARKPVVLKNLNLGSCKTKWTVDYMSKKGGGREVKIHVSEEPQMDFIQKNFIYRSLPFDVFVHRAAENKHKEFFISEEEKYYLRSLGEDPRKDVADISKQFPELAEDIQVPEFFEKDQFFSSVFRISSPGLQLWTHYDVMDNVLIQVTGTKRVVLYSPRDAPYLYLSGDKSEVLDVDTPDLVKYPLFAQARRYECTLHAGDVLFIPALWFHNTVAEEFGVGVNVFWKHLPSEYYDKTDTYGNKDPTAASRAVQILDRSLKTLDELPEEYKDFYARKMVLRIQNKAYSTNFE from the exons aTGGAGTTTAGACACACAAGAATCCCTGTGCCTGAATACTCTGATGTAGACAAACACCGTTTTCTACAGGAAATTTACAGTGCG agAAAGCCAGTTGTATTAAAAAACTTGAATTTGGGATCTTGTAAAACAAAATGGACCGTGGATTACATGAGCAAGAAGGGTGGAGGGCGAGAGGTAAAGATCCATGTGTCTGAGGAGCCGCAGATGGATTTTATTCAGAAGAATTTCATCTACAG GTCTCTTCCATTTGATGTATTTGTACATAGAGCAGCTGAGAACAAACACAAAGAGTTCTTTATCTCAGAG GAAGAAAAATATTATCTCAGATCCTTGGGTGAAGACCCTCGGAAG GATGTTGCAGACATCAGTAAGCAATTTCCAGAGTTGGCAGAAGACATTCAGGTTCCAGAATTTTTTGAGAAAGACCAATTCTTCTCCAGTGTGTTCCGGATTAGCTCGCCTGGACTACAGCTCTGGACGCACTATGAT GTCATGGATAACGTGTTGATTCAGGTGACAGGAACAAAACGAGTGGTCTTATACAGTCCACGGGATGCACCATATTTATATTTATCAG GAGACAAATCTGAGGTGTTGGATGTAGATACTCCAGATTTGGTCAAATATCCTCTTTTTGCACAAGCTAGAAGATATGAATGTACCTTACATGCTGGAGATGTGCTGTTTATCCCAG CCCTCTGGTTTCACAATACAGTTGCTGAGGAGTTTGGAGTAGGAGTAAATGTCTTTTGGAAGCATCTCCCATCAGAATACTATGATAAAACAGATACCTACGGGAACAAGGACCCCACTGCAGCCTCAAGAGCAGTGCAGATTTTGGACCGGTCATTAAAAACCCTTGATGAATTACCTGAGGAATATAAAGATTTTTATGCTAGAAAAATGGTATTGCGGATACAAAATAAAGCCTACAGTACAAACTTTGAATAA